The following coding sequences are from one Candidatus Thorarchaeota archaeon window:
- a CDS encoding pyruvate ferredoxin oxidoreductase (catalyzes the formation of acetyl-CoA from pyruvate and coenzyme A): protein MAVSLKDMLKKESILSSGHRLCAGCAAPTVVKLMGMALRGPTVVCEATGCLEVATTIYPFTAWKIPWIHVAFENAAAVASGVYEAFQAMKAKGRTKYEHLDVVAIGGDGATFDIGFGALSGALERGHDFVYMVYDNGAYQNTGIQRSGATLTGQETTTSWAGKVEPGKLQRKKPISEIVAAHKIPYVATVTPYHYRDFVTKFRKALEVEGPAFIHAFSPCPRGWRSETGKTMELARLAVETGVHPLYEIINGEEYVMSAPSKSLKELKPLDDFMKPQGQFKHLYRPEWESFRLKIQEQITADWELLKKKCGV, encoded by the coding sequence ATGGCTGTGAGTCTAAAGGACATGCTGAAGAAGGAGAGTATTCTGTCATCTGGACACAGGCTGTGTGCTGGATGTGCCGCGCCCACGGTCGTGAAACTGATGGGGATGGCACTTCGCGGTCCCACCGTGGTCTGTGAGGCAACGGGATGTCTTGAGGTCGCCACGACGATATACCCGTTCACTGCATGGAAGATACCATGGATCCATGTGGCCTTTGAGAATGCCGCTGCAGTGGCATCAGGTGTGTATGAGGCATTCCAAGCCATGAAGGCGAAGGGGCGGACAAAGTATGAGCACCTCGATGTAGTTGCCATTGGCGGCGACGGTGCTACGTTCGACATAGGCTTCGGTGCGCTGAGTGGAGCACTTGAGAGAGGTCATGACTTCGTGTACATGGTCTATGACAACGGAGCATATCAAAACACAGGCATTCAGAGGTCCGGAGCCACTCTGACCGGACAGGAGACCACAACGTCATGGGCGGGAAAGGTTGAGCCTGGCAAACTACAACGAAAGAAACCCATCTCAGAGATCGTGGCGGCGCACAAAATACCTTACGTCGCTACTGTGACCCCCTACCACTACAGAGACTTCGTCACCAAGTTTCGCAAGGCCCTTGAGGTCGAGGGCCCAGCATTCATTCACGCGTTTTCCCCCTGTCCGAGAGGCTGGAGGTCTGAAACCGGAAAGACGATGGAGCTCGCGAGACTGGCTGTGGAAACCGGAGTCCATCCGTTGTATGAGATTATCAACGGGGAGGAGTATGTCATGTCTGCTCCCAGCAAGAGCCTGAAGGAACTGAAGCCACTTGACGACTTCATGAAGCCCCAAGGCCAGTTCAAGCACCTCTACAGGCCCGAGTGGGAGAGCTTCAGACTGAAGATCCAAGAACAGATCACAGCAGACTGGGAACTCCTCAAGAAGAAGTGTGGTGTCTAA
- the porA gene encoding pyruvate ferredoxin oxidoreductase: MTKQVPQSEIRIEGLTGDAAIAHALKQCDIDVLSAYPITPQTIIVEDFQKFAADGEVKTRVIPVESEHSALSACVGASALGARVATASASAGLALMWEILYCAASMRQPIVLAVANRALSAPINIHNDWSDTYGARDSGFIQLYCQSCQEAYDTTIMAFKIAEDHRVLLPVMVCIDGFILSHNVERVEMLPDKAVQDFVGVRVPYQVLDPDNPITMGPLCLTDYYFEFKEQQDRAMKAVPEVYKAVEAEFKEMTGRSYGVVEKYMTDDADIIVFTHSTPAGTAKAVVNAMREKGEKVGLLRLKMFRPFPAEQVREAVKKAKAVAVFEKCMSFGAPSNPLALELRTALYDLEKKPMVTDFVIGLGGRDVPPTTIVDGIEKTKKYLQERSAPMYETLGVRK; the protein is encoded by the coding sequence ATGACAAAGCAAGTTCCACAGAGCGAGATTAGGATTGAAGGGCTGACCGGGGATGCAGCAATCGCTCACGCACTGAAGCAGTGTGACATCGACGTTCTCTCAGCGTATCCAATCACACCTCAGACGATAATCGTGGAGGACTTTCAGAAGTTCGCTGCGGATGGAGAGGTGAAGACGAGAGTGATACCGGTCGAGTCCGAACACAGTGCGCTGTCAGCATGTGTTGGTGCATCTGCACTTGGTGCAAGGGTCGCAACAGCGAGCGCTTCTGCAGGTCTGGCCCTGATGTGGGAGATTCTGTACTGCGCCGCCTCCATGAGACAACCCATTGTACTAGCGGTGGCAAACAGAGCACTCTCAGCACCCATCAACATCCACAACGACTGGAGCGACACGTACGGCGCGAGAGACAGTGGCTTCATCCAGCTCTATTGTCAGAGTTGTCAGGAGGCCTATGACACCACAATCATGGCGTTCAAGATTGCAGAGGACCACAGGGTGCTGCTACCTGTCATGGTGTGTATCGACGGATTCATCCTCAGTCACAACGTCGAACGGGTCGAGATGTTGCCTGACAAGGCGGTGCAAGACTTTGTGGGAGTGAGAGTGCCCTATCAAGTCCTTGATCCTGACAATCCCATCACCATGGGTCCTTTGTGTCTCACAGACTACTACTTTGAGTTCAAGGAACAACAGGACCGTGCAATGAAGGCAGTACCCGAGGTCTACAAGGCCGTGGAAGCCGAGTTCAAGGAGATGACTGGCCGTTCGTACGGAGTGGTGGAGAAGTACATGACAGATGATGCTGACATAATAGTCTTCACTCACAGCACCCCGGCGGGAACTGCAAAGGCAGTCGTCAATGCGATGAGAGAAAAGGGTGAGAAGGTCGGTCTGCTGCGACTGAAGATGTTCAGACCATTCCCTGCAGAGCAGGTCAGGGAGGCCGTCAAGAAGGCCAAGGCGGTGGCTGTCTTCGAGAAGTGTATGTCATTTGGCGCTCCCTCCAATCCTCTGGCACTTGAACTGAGAACCGCGCTCTATGACCTTGAGAAGAAGCCGATGGTGACAGACTTTGTCATCGGGCTAGGTGGCCGAGATGTACCTCCGACCACGATTGTTGATGGCATCGAGAAGACAAAGAAGTATCTCCAAGAGAGGAGTGCACCCATGTATGAGACCTTGGGGGTGAGAAAGTAA
- a CDS encoding ABC transporter permease, whose product MTLSPRDLLFRGLIPLLTLLVLWQTIAYVAQGIGLSDIAAAFIKLSLEGDSEGHYLSEHVTVSMTRVAVGFLIAAGTAIPLGVAVGRYRLASAMIGPVVEAMRPIPPIAWIPISILLFRSNFFGAQVFIIWIGAFFPILLNTTAGVKRTLSVHLDVASTFGASEAQVLQKIVIPSAAPEVFAGLRIGFGIGWMCLVAAEMIGGSVGLGHLVLVTQQVGQTGQTIAAMLLIGLIGFLITYASLYMERHALVWRRDVSV is encoded by the coding sequence TTGACCCTGTCCCCTAGGGACTTGCTCTTCCGAGGACTGATTCCGCTCCTGACCCTACTTGTCTTGTGGCAGACCATTGCTTACGTTGCCCAGGGGATTGGACTGTCAGACATAGCCGCAGCATTCATCAAGCTCTCTCTCGAAGGTGACAGCGAGGGCCACTACCTGTCGGAACATGTCACTGTGAGCATGACCCGGGTCGCCGTCGGCTTTCTGATTGCAGCGGGCACTGCGATTCCTCTCGGGGTGGCCGTGGGCAGATACCGCTTGGCCAGTGCCATGATAGGACCTGTAGTCGAAGCAATGCGCCCAATTCCCCCCATCGCCTGGATTCCAATATCCATCCTCCTCTTCCGGTCCAACTTCTTCGGAGCTCAGGTCTTCATAATATGGATTGGTGCCTTCTTCCCAATTCTTCTGAACACGACAGCAGGGGTAAAGAGGACTCTCTCAGTCCATCTCGATGTGGCCAGTACCTTCGGTGCCTCTGAAGCACAGGTACTTCAGAAGATTGTCATCCCCTCAGCCGCTCCCGAGGTCTTTGCTGGGCTCAGGATTGGCTTTGGTATCGGTTGGATGTGCCTTGTGGCTGCCGAGATGATAGGCGGTTCAGTCGGTCTTGGTCATCTAGTATTGGTGACCCAGCAGGTCGGTCAGACCGGTCAGACTATTGCTGCGATGCTCCTGATTGGCCTGATTGGTTTTCTCATCACCTATGCGTCACTGTACATGGAGCGACATGCTCTCGTCTGGCGGAGGGACGTCTCGGTCTAG
- a CDS encoding Lrp/AsnC ligand binding domain-containing protein, with protein sequence MKAYILVKTQIGMEAHVLRELNELQYTEEAHEVFGGYDIVVEVRGRDMEAIVEILTSKIRKISGISETQTLLVIDAEVDMTSSSLANP encoded by the coding sequence GTGAAGGCATACATCTTGGTGAAGACCCAAATTGGGATGGAAGCGCATGTCCTGAGAGAACTGAACGAACTGCAGTATACCGAAGAGGCGCACGAGGTCTTCGGTGGCTACGACATAGTAGTGGAGGTCCGAGGAAGAGACATGGAGGCCATAGTCGAGATCCTGACGTCCAAGATCCGAAAGATCAGTGGCATCTCTGAGACCCAGACACTACTGGTAATAGATGCCGAGGTGGACATGACATCATCGAGCCTTGCGAATCCGTAG
- a CDS encoding right-handed parallel beta-helix repeat-containing protein produces MDVFRLLVVIAASLVLACSPGAIALQSLGCPSNTVAMTHHAAQHTSSLMLSIDDDTDLASFPGSGTAEDPYVISGIIIAGSDLGISVANTRRHFIIRNCSMSTIQTSVRFSNVTNGVVEACNLTGSTGVAIQLSQNCSVTRNRIVECTYGIQIGYSYQCIVKYNSISRSGFGIVLETASEITVHSNDVFANQRGLYAADTSHDNTFFLNSIGWNGESLLTHDDAYDDGESNQWDNGTVGNEWEDHDGSDDYWIRGDANARDRFPNRLVDDTPPVVTLFPDDIVVEEGGPNVQLQWRGSDRFPREYVILFDLEPCLREPWSGETVTFIVSESVIGEHNVTVMFLDFAYNAGSHSIRVTILPRLFGSGTVLVLHACIMSALSVLGLVVLVKLLGGT; encoded by the coding sequence ATGGACGTCTTCCGACTTCTGGTGGTCATCGCAGCGTCATTGGTACTTGCGTGCTCTCCGGGAGCGATTGCACTGCAATCACTAGGCTGCCCCTCTAACACAGTGGCTATGACGCATCATGCTGCACAGCATACGAGCTCACTAATGCTGTCAATAGATGACGACACGGACTTGGCATCATTTCCGGGCTCTGGCACGGCTGAGGATCCGTATGTGATATCTGGAATCATAATAGCAGGTTCTGATCTGGGAATAAGCGTCGCAAACACGAGGCGTCACTTCATCATCAGGAACTGCTCAATGAGTACCATACAGACCAGCGTGCGGTTTTCCAATGTCACCAATGGCGTGGTGGAAGCATGCAATCTGACTGGTTCCACAGGTGTCGCCATTCAGCTGTCGCAGAATTGCAGTGTCACGAGGAATAGAATAGTGGAATGCACCTACGGAATACAAATCGGGTACAGCTACCAGTGCATCGTGAAATACAACAGCATCTCGAGGTCAGGCTTTGGCATTGTTCTTGAGACCGCAAGCGAGATCACAGTCCATTCGAACGATGTCTTTGCAAATCAGAGAGGACTGTACGCAGCCGACACAAGCCATGACAACACGTTCTTTCTGAATTCAATCGGATGGAACGGTGAAAGCCTGCTCACGCACGATGACGCGTACGACGATGGCGAATCCAATCAGTGGGACAACGGAACAGTAGGCAACGAGTGGGAGGACCACGATGGGAGTGATGACTACTGGATTAGGGGAGATGCGAATGCACGCGACAGATTTCCGAACAGACTCGTAGATGATACTCCGCCTGTTGTCACTCTGTTTCCTGATGACATCGTGGTTGAAGAGGGAGGGCCCAATGTGCAACTCCAATGGCGTGGCAGTGACCGGTTTCCTAGGGAGTACGTGATCCTATTTGACCTGGAACCGTGTCTCCGGGAGCCATGGTCTGGAGAGACTGTGACGTTTATTGTTTCAGAAAGCGTGATTGGCGAGCACAACGTGACAGTCATGTTCCTTGACTTTGCCTACAATGCTGGGAGCCACTCAATACGAGTCACGATACTCCCACGCCTCTTTGGAAGCGGCACAGTACTCGTGCTCCATGCCTGCATCATGAGCGCCCTTTCAGTACTGGGTCTTGTTGTCCTTGTAAAGCTGCTCGGAGGCACATGA
- a CDS encoding ABC transporter substrate-binding protein, which yields MENKSGASLVLIVIVVASVVTVAVWTTPPPPDIRIGYLSKDLHQLALRVALQKGWFTEAGLRVETVEFGNGAYEMDGFAAGQIDIGYLGVAPALTKSINQNINITVLAAANLEGSAIMVHKGEYDAGRITSIHDLIGKTVFHPGPSTVQNFLLRLALNQSGHSIEDLTLEQARPQDMAISLTPEKPAYVAWEPFPAFGERDQLAVPLLQSHDIWPNHPCCILATSSAFAEAHPDIVQKVVDIHKRAEQWINENPANATAIAMEWLEADNATVQTAFNRIIYDYNVNKTAIGVYLEFLIDQELVSMDKSDIDSFLDVFINTTYLESPP from the coding sequence TTGGAAAACAAGAGTGGTGCCTCATTGGTCCTAATTGTCATCGTGGTCGCGTCAGTTGTGACCGTAGCAGTATGGACGACGCCACCCCCGCCGGACATCCGAATCGGATATCTCTCAAAGGACCTGCACCAGCTGGCGTTACGGGTTGCCCTTCAGAAGGGCTGGTTTACTGAGGCCGGTCTGCGCGTCGAGACTGTTGAGTTTGGCAACGGTGCATACGAGATGGATGGGTTTGCTGCTGGCCAGATTGACATAGGCTACTTGGGTGTGGCGCCAGCGTTGACCAAGAGCATCAACCAGAACATCAACATCACTGTGCTTGCCGCTGCGAATCTTGAGGGCTCAGCAATCATGGTTCACAAGGGTGAGTATGATGCGGGTCGAATCACCAGCATCCATGATCTGATTGGCAAGACCGTGTTTCATCCGGGTCCTTCCACTGTTCAGAACTTTCTGCTGAGACTGGCTCTCAACCAGTCTGGACACTCGATAGAGGACTTGACGCTTGAGCAGGCGCGTCCGCAAGACATGGCCATCTCGTTGACTCCTGAGAAGCCCGCCTATGTCGCATGGGAGCCATTTCCGGCGTTTGGTGAGCGTGACCAGCTGGCAGTCCCTCTCCTGCAGTCGCATGACATATGGCCTAACCACCCCTGTTGCATTCTCGCGACATCATCCGCCTTTGCTGAGGCGCACCCCGACATAGTCCAGAAGGTTGTCGATATTCACAAGCGGGCAGAGCAGTGGATCAACGAAAACCCTGCGAACGCCACGGCCATCGCCATGGAGTGGCTTGAGGCAGACAACGCCACCGTCCAGACTGCGTTCAACAGAATCATCTACGACTACAATGTGAACAAGACTGCCATCGGGGTCTACTTGGAGTTCCTAATCGACCAAGAGCTTGTTTCGATGGACAAGAGCGACATTGACAGCTTCCTTGACGTCTTCATCAACACAACCTACCTTGAGTCCCCCCCATGA
- a CDS encoding 4Fe-4S binding protein, producing MSERFDQVPIAGNIIKPGNATQYKTGGWRAERPVHTPDNCLWIKNGTCGRCWILCPDSAVRLIEKDGKYSYEYDYDYCKGCGICANECPTQSIRMESE from the coding sequence ATGAGCGAGAGATTCGATCAGGTCCCCATTGCCGGGAACATCATCAAGCCGGGGAATGCAACTCAGTACAAGACTGGCGGTTGGCGGGCTGAGCGACCGGTACACACACCCGACAACTGTCTGTGGATCAAGAATGGGACGTGCGGTCGCTGCTGGATTCTGTGCCCTGACAGTGCAGTCAGACTCATCGAGAAGGATGGCAAGTACTCGTACGAATACGATTACGACTACTGCAAGGGCTGCGGCATATGTGCGAACGAATGCCCAACACAGAGCATAAGGATGGAGAGTGAATAG
- a CDS encoding 2-oxoacid:acceptor oxidoreductase family protein, protein MSLDFAKGITEFRWHGRGGQGVVTSNQMLGKAALTEGNYIQAFPEFGPERTGAPVRAFLRISKSPITVYAQVYHPDVVVCIDPTLIDVINPSEGLKPGGVLVLNTTKTPEEIRKKFGMKGGKVVTVDASKIALEVMGRAFYNMPTLAAAVAASKTVRVETVIDEVLHRYPGKVGDLNRAAMERAVKEVQVG, encoded by the coding sequence ATGTCGCTTGATTTCGCCAAAGGCATCACGGAGTTCCGCTGGCACGGAAGAGGTGGACAAGGAGTCGTGACCTCGAACCAGATGCTAGGGAAGGCCGCTCTCACAGAAGGCAACTATATTCAGGCCTTTCCCGAGTTCGGCCCAGAGAGGACTGGTGCTCCTGTCCGCGCATTCCTCAGAATCAGCAAATCTCCGATCACGGTCTACGCACAGGTGTACCATCCGGATGTGGTGGTCTGTATAGACCCGACACTTATCGATGTGATAAACCCATCAGAGGGGCTGAAGCCAGGAGGAGTACTTGTCCTGAACACCACCAAGACACCCGAAGAGATTCGGAAGAAGTTTGGTATGAAGGGAGGAAAGGTTGTGACGGTGGACGCCTCGAAGATTGCGCTTGAGGTCATGGGTAGAGCATTCTACAACATGCCCACGCTCGCTGCAGCAGTCGCAGCCTCCAAGACAGTGCGAGTCGAGACCGTGATAGACGAGGTACTTCACAGATACCCCGGAAAGGTCGGAGATCTCAACCGAGCAGCGATGGAGAGAGCAGTGAAGGAGGTTCAGGTGGGATGA